From Carya illinoinensis cultivar Pawnee chromosome 5, C.illinoinensisPawnee_v1, whole genome shotgun sequence, one genomic window encodes:
- the LOC122309015 gene encoding uncharacterized protein LOC122309015 isoform X2 yields MANKQTVFALQKMKCQKKQPVSSRKVCVCLIAYQSLQIATWSPRSPLDMPFGMSCPITNDSNNSHCGMDFQHGTNDLATYGYDFSDLEPDYINQNFANTFGSQKNLTLVSIKDNGSCSGPKTKMANTLFESTCENYGEISKRKASSGLLNLEFHMVWIGGSSNQIEGSDCIPKNY; encoded by the exons ATGGCCAATAAACAAACCG TGTTTGCACTGCAGAAAATGAAGTGCCAGAAGAAACAGCCAGTGAG TTCGAGGAAGGTTTGTGTATGTCTGATCGCCTACCAAAGCCTCCAGATTGCAACTTGGTCTCCCCGTTCCCCCTTGGATATGCCATTCGGCATGTCTTGCCCCATCACCAATGACTCAAACAACAGTCATTGTGGGATGGATTTTCAGCATGGCACGAATGACCTTGCCACATATGGCTATGATTTCTCAGATTTAGAACCTGATTATATTAATCAGAACTTTGCAAATACGTTTGGCAGTCAAAAGAATCTTACTTTGGTCTCTATTAAGGACAATGGATCATGCagtggcccaaaaacaaaaatggcCAACACACTG TTTGAGTCAACATGTGAAAACTATGGAGAGATCAGCAAAAGAAAGGCTTCTTCAGGGTTGCTAAATCTGGAATTCCATATGGTATGGATCGGAGGGTCTTCAAATCAAATCGAAGGATCTGATTGTATTCCGAAGAATTATTGA
- the LOC122309015 gene encoding uncharacterized protein LOC122309015 isoform X1: protein MDYAVGQMQKWPINKPKMKCQKKQPVSSRKVCVCLIAYQSLQIATWSPRSPLDMPFGMSCPITNDSNNSHCGMDFQHGTNDLATYGYDFSDLEPDYINQNFANTFGSQKNLTLVSIKDNGSCSGPKTKMANTLFESTCENYGEISKRKASSGLLNLEFHMVWIGGSSNQIEGSDCIPKNY, encoded by the exons ATGGATTATGCAGTGGGTCAGATGCAAAAATGGCCAATAAACAAACCG AAAATGAAGTGCCAGAAGAAACAGCCAGTGAG TTCGAGGAAGGTTTGTGTATGTCTGATCGCCTACCAAAGCCTCCAGATTGCAACTTGGTCTCCCCGTTCCCCCTTGGATATGCCATTCGGCATGTCTTGCCCCATCACCAATGACTCAAACAACAGTCATTGTGGGATGGATTTTCAGCATGGCACGAATGACCTTGCCACATATGGCTATGATTTCTCAGATTTAGAACCTGATTATATTAATCAGAACTTTGCAAATACGTTTGGCAGTCAAAAGAATCTTACTTTGGTCTCTATTAAGGACAATGGATCATGCagtggcccaaaaacaaaaatggcCAACACACTG TTTGAGTCAACATGTGAAAACTATGGAGAGATCAGCAAAAGAAAGGCTTCTTCAGGGTTGCTAAATCTGGAATTCCATATGGTATGGATCGGAGGGTCTTCAAATCAAATCGAAGGATCTGATTGTATTCCGAAGAATTATTGA
- the LOC122309019 gene encoding NAC domain-containing protein 30-like isoform X1 — translation MDVLFLKMLPWMIFDPPEDKVIDYFLRAKITGDDELVDFIPEAQSCKWEPWDLKIWLDSCGKTKYNKWWFFSPLDLKHRSGNRSNRATNAGFWKVTGNDKIIMSDLGVIGKKKFLVFYRGRGKGEKTNWVIHEYHMTLKDFDGTHPGQNVFVLCRLSYKHEKGITDPNINDAGPAVSSPAVSKSFHEESESEPLLASVFPASDVEATKTTENCDETISGTTTAVKCDEKHVSAHAAENQLGELTTINTDLEIEKMIIELQQVIDGDALKPSTSPHNNPTVSSDTTAKSYLEGLQSVLDLDLVSPQECFDGKTLNTIPLSVCNHKSYNACAARKEVPKATASEDLNLDYLNGNIPNMFGSQENLTLESIKDNGSCDGPDGLSLFELSFEPPDGVYDLATYGHEFQDLNLDYLNGNIPNMFGSQENIPNLVNAPDLNLDYLNGNIPNMFGSQENLTLESIKDNGSWDGPDGLSLFELSSEPPDGVYDLATYGHEFQDLNLDYLNGNIPNMFGSQENILNLANAPFESTIEDSGEISQKEASSGLRNLGSHMVWIGGSSNQIEGSDCISKN, via the exons ATGGATGTGTTGTTTCTGAAAATGCTACCATGGATGATATTTGATCCGCCGGAAGACAAGGTCATCGACTACTTCTTGAGGGCAAAGATCACTGGGGATGATGAGTTAGTCGACTTCATTCCCGAAGCTCAGAGTTGCAAATGGGAGCCCTGGGATTTGAAAA TCTGGTTAGATTCATGTGGCAAGACCAAGTATAATAAGTGGTGGTTCTTCTCGCCATTGGATCTGAAGCATCGAAGTGGGAATCGATCGAACCGGGCAACTAATGCTGGGTTTTGGAAAGTGACTGGAAATGACAAGATAATCATGTCTGACTTGGGAGTGATTGGAAAGAAAAAGTTTCTGGTATTCTATAGAGGTCGTGGTAAAGGCGAGAAAACAAATTGGGTGATTCATGAATACCATATGACCCTGAAGGACTTTGATGGCACCCATCCCGGTCAG AATGTCTTTGTGCTCTGCCGATTATCCTATAAACATGAAAAGGGTATTACAGATCCAAACATTAATGATGCTGGACCTGCTGTTTCATCACCCGCGGTATCCAAATCGTTTCATGAAGAATCAGAGTCTGAGCCACTTCTGGCCTCAGTATTCCCTGCATCAGATGTGGAAGCTACTAAAACAACTGAAAATTGTGATGAAACAATATCCGGTACTACAACAGCTGTCAAGTGCGATGAGAAACATGTTAGTGCTCACGCAGCAGAGAATCAATTGGGAGAACTTACCACAATCAAT ACTGATctggaaatagaaaaaatgatcaTTGAGCTGCAGCAAGTAATAGATGGTGATGCTTTGAAGCCTTCAACTTCACCACACAATAACCCTACTGTTTCATCAGATACCACGGCTAAATCTTATTTAGAAGGATTACAGTCTGTGCTAGATCTAGATTTGGTATCTCCTCAAGAATGTTTTGACGGAAAGACATTGAACACTATACCGCTCAGTGTTTGTAACCATAAAAGTTATAATGCTTGCGCTGCAAGAAAGGAAGTGCCTAAAGCAACAGCCAGTGAG GATTTAAACCTTGATTATCTCAATGGGAACATTCCAAATATGTTTGGCAGTCAAGAGAATCTCACTTTGGAGTCCATTAAGGACAATGGATCATGCGATGGCCCAGATGGGTTGAGCCTGTTTGAGCTTTCTTTCGAGCCACCAGATGGTGTGTATGATCTTGCCACATATGGCCATGAGTTTCAGGATTTAAACCTTGATTATCTCAATGGGAACATTCCAAATATGTTTGGCAGTCAAGAGAACATTCCCAATTTGGTCAATGCACCG GATTTAAACCTCGATTATCTCAATGGGAACATTCCAAATATGTTTGGCAGTCAAGAGAATCTCACTTTGGAGTCCATTAAGGACAATGGATCATGGGATGGCCCAGATGGGTTGAGCCTGTTTGAGCTTTCTTCCGAGCCACCAGATGGTGTGTATGATCTTGCCACATATGGCCATGAGTTTCAGGATTTAAACCTTGATTATCTCAATGGGAACATTCCAAATATGTTTGGCAGTCAAGAGAACATTCTCAATTTGGCCAATGCACCG TTTGAGTCAACAATTGAAGATTCTGGAGAGATCAGCCAAAAAGAGGCTTCATCAGGGCTGCGAAATCTGGGATCCCACATGGTATGGATTGGAGGGTCTTCAAATCAGATTGAAGGATCTGATTGTATTTCGAAGAATTAA
- the LOC122309019 gene encoding uncharacterized protein LOC122309019 isoform X2, whose amino-acid sequence MSDLGVIGKKKFLVFYRGRGKGEKTNWVIHEYHMTLKDFDGTHPGQNVFVLCRLSYKHEKGITDPNINDAGPAVSSPAVSKSFHEESESEPLLASVFPASDVEATKTTENCDETISGTTTAVKCDEKHVSAHAAENQLGELTTINTDLEIEKMIIELQQVIDGDALKPSTSPHNNPTVSSDTTAKSYLEGLQSVLDLDLVSPQECFDGKTLNTIPLSVCNHKSYNACAARKEVPKATASEDLNLDYLNGNIPNMFGSQENLTLESIKDNGSCDGPDGLSLFELSFEPPDGVYDLATYGHEFQDLNLDYLNGNIPNMFGSQENIPNLVNAPDLNLDYLNGNIPNMFGSQENLTLESIKDNGSWDGPDGLSLFELSSEPPDGVYDLATYGHEFQDLNLDYLNGNIPNMFGSQENILNLANAPFESTIEDSGEISQKEASSGLRNLGSHMVWIGGSSNQIEGSDCISKN is encoded by the exons ATGTCTGACTTGGGAGTGATTGGAAAGAAAAAGTTTCTGGTATTCTATAGAGGTCGTGGTAAAGGCGAGAAAACAAATTGGGTGATTCATGAATACCATATGACCCTGAAGGACTTTGATGGCACCCATCCCGGTCAG AATGTCTTTGTGCTCTGCCGATTATCCTATAAACATGAAAAGGGTATTACAGATCCAAACATTAATGATGCTGGACCTGCTGTTTCATCACCCGCGGTATCCAAATCGTTTCATGAAGAATCAGAGTCTGAGCCACTTCTGGCCTCAGTATTCCCTGCATCAGATGTGGAAGCTACTAAAACAACTGAAAATTGTGATGAAACAATATCCGGTACTACAACAGCTGTCAAGTGCGATGAGAAACATGTTAGTGCTCACGCAGCAGAGAATCAATTGGGAGAACTTACCACAATCAAT ACTGATctggaaatagaaaaaatgatcaTTGAGCTGCAGCAAGTAATAGATGGTGATGCTTTGAAGCCTTCAACTTCACCACACAATAACCCTACTGTTTCATCAGATACCACGGCTAAATCTTATTTAGAAGGATTACAGTCTGTGCTAGATCTAGATTTGGTATCTCCTCAAGAATGTTTTGACGGAAAGACATTGAACACTATACCGCTCAGTGTTTGTAACCATAAAAGTTATAATGCTTGCGCTGCAAGAAAGGAAGTGCCTAAAGCAACAGCCAGTGAG GATTTAAACCTTGATTATCTCAATGGGAACATTCCAAATATGTTTGGCAGTCAAGAGAATCTCACTTTGGAGTCCATTAAGGACAATGGATCATGCGATGGCCCAGATGGGTTGAGCCTGTTTGAGCTTTCTTTCGAGCCACCAGATGGTGTGTATGATCTTGCCACATATGGCCATGAGTTTCAGGATTTAAACCTTGATTATCTCAATGGGAACATTCCAAATATGTTTGGCAGTCAAGAGAACATTCCCAATTTGGTCAATGCACCG GATTTAAACCTCGATTATCTCAATGGGAACATTCCAAATATGTTTGGCAGTCAAGAGAATCTCACTTTGGAGTCCATTAAGGACAATGGATCATGGGATGGCCCAGATGGGTTGAGCCTGTTTGAGCTTTCTTCCGAGCCACCAGATGGTGTGTATGATCTTGCCACATATGGCCATGAGTTTCAGGATTTAAACCTTGATTATCTCAATGGGAACATTCCAAATATGTTTGGCAGTCAAGAGAACATTCTCAATTTGGCCAATGCACCG TTTGAGTCAACAATTGAAGATTCTGGAGAGATCAGCCAAAAAGAGGCTTCATCAGGGCTGCGAAATCTGGGATCCCACATGGTATGGATTGGAGGGTCTTCAAATCAGATTGAAGGATCTGATTGTATTTCGAAGAATTAA
- the LOC122309020 gene encoding LOW QUALITY PROTEIN: NAC domain-containing protein 62-like (The sequence of the model RefSeq protein was modified relative to this genomic sequence to represent the inferred CDS: deleted 1 base in 1 codon), with the protein MAVSLDSMPLGFRFRPTDEELVNFYLRYKINGNDKDVWVIREIDVCKCEPWDLPGLSVIETKDQDWFFFCPQDLKYPNGRRLNRATTAGYWKATGKDRQIKSGGSVIGMKKTLVFHTGRAPHGTRTNWVMHEYRTTLKELDGTNPGQSAFVLCRLFKKQDESIEGSNGNEAEPVVSSSTTAKCSLEDTESEVAMDPASPSLGGQAENHAASIDYCPDKRSNGAISDTVIPVNHNSSSYGAERNVVESPVSELLECFKILDEQEMEPLDGTMLSPLHTQVKNELGSSFTDYPNLTNLENIQSGVQFQPGSNEPYDFDPVFLDPFLNTSYGSPYIEAVSLLDLPNEGQSLMNMEPVQPQIQPSMENFVQGTAPRRFRLQSKLQVRSCSLKPATTEEGKTSEKHVLADDPGDDANTTSTLSEQQSILSDSIDDSKSSQEPSTSTRASLKSQGNTLRPPIRPAIWPFAIMFRVSMVVVLFIMLLAYGNVLDFDAT; encoded by the exons ATGGCTGTCTCGTTGGATTCGATGCCACTGGGGTTCAGATTTAGGCCTACGGACGAGGAGTTAGTGAACTTCTACTTGAGGTACAAGATCAATGGGAATGACAAAGATGTTTGGGTTATTCGTGAGATTGATGTTTGCAAGTGCGAGCCCTGGGATTTGCCTG GCCTATCGGTGATAGAGACGAAGGATCAGGATTGGTTCTTCTTCTGTCCACAGGACCTGAAGTATCCAAACGGACGTCGATTAAACCGGGCAACGACTGCTGGGTACTGGAAGGCGACCGGTAAGGATCGGCAAATTAAGTCAGGAGGGAGCGTGATTGGAATGAAGAAGACCCTGGTTTTCCACACAGGGCGTGCTCCTCATGGAACAAGGACCAATTGGGTGATGCATGAGTACCGCACTACCCTGAAGGAGCTTGATGGCACTAACCCTGGTCAG AGTGCCTTTGTCCTCTGTCGCTTGTTCAAGAAACAAGATGAGAGTATTGAAGGTTCAAATGGCAATGAAGCTGAACCAGTTGTTTCATCTTCTACCACTGCCAAATGTTCTCTTGAAGATACAGAGTCTGAAGTAGCAATGGATCCAGCATCTCCATCGCTGGGAGGGCAAGCTGAAAACCATGCTGCAAGTATTGACTATTGTCCTGATAAAAGATCTAATGGAGCAATATCTGACACAGTCATACCTGTCAATCATAACAGCAGCAGCTATGGTGCAGAGAGGAATGTGGTAGAATCACCAGTTTCTGAG CTGCTGGAATGCTTTAAAATTCTCGATGAACAAGAAATGGAGCCACTAGATGGCACGATGCTCTCCCCATTACACACACAGGTGAAAAATGAGCTAGGATCTTCCTTCACTGATTACCCTAACCTCACCAATCTGGAAAATATTCAGAGTGGGGTGCAGTTTCAACCTGGTTCAAATGAGCCATATGACTTTGACCCTGTGTTCCTAGATCCCTTTCTTAATACATCATATGGGTCCCCATATATCGAAGCTGTCAGTCTATTGGATCTGCCTAATGAAGGGCAGAGCCTGATGAACATGGAACCCGTTCAACCACAAATTCAACCATCTATGGAGAACTTTGTGCAAGGCACTGCTCCAAGAAGATTTCGTTTGCAGTCTAAACTACAAGTGCGGTCTTGTAGCTTAAAACCAGCTACTACGGAG GAGGGAAAAACTTCAGAGAAGCACGTGCTTGCTGATGATCCTGGTGATGATGCTAATACCACCAGTACTTTGAGTGAACAGCAAAGTATCCTTTCTGATTCCATTGACGACAGCAAAAGCTCTCAAGAGCCAAGTACAAGTACAAGGGCAAGCTTAAAATCACAGGGTAACACTTTGAGACCTCCCATTCGTCCCGCAATCTGGCCATTTGCAATTATGTTCAGAGTATCGATGGTTGTAGTGTTGTTCATAATG TTGCTTGCGTATGGAAATGTACTAGACTTTGATGCTACTTGA